One stretch of Prionailurus viverrinus isolate Anna chromosome C1, UM_Priviv_1.0, whole genome shotgun sequence DNA includes these proteins:
- the TNFRSF25 gene encoding tumor necrosis factor receptor superfamily member 25 isoform X2 has translation MPAGTPLQGRGPCTHTQAVLGRLDLPAASLSLWPNLSWLREGSEARRREVTSPGSCSLRAGARTQAGGAGDLDAALSCVRLAAPRPPQVLLLALLGAQGQGGTPSPKCDCASNFQKRSGLFCCKGCPAGHYLKAPCPKPCGASTCLPCPRGTFLARENHHETRCTRCQACDEEVSQVALTNCSAVADAHCGCDPGWFPECLVKSCRDGSPFRCHPCSDCRALHRHTRVPCSVRDTDCGTCLPGFYEYGNSCVSCPTSTLGSCPEPCVTVCGWRQMFWVQVLLAGLVVPLLLGATLTYTYHRCQPCKPTVPNEAGLEALTPLQATHLSPRDSTLLAPASSIEKVRATHLVGNGWALGSPQNQEAPCAEVTWSWDQLRSRALDPPPPMPTPSPAPPAGSAAATLQPGPQLYDVMDAVPARRWKEFVRTLGLREAEIEAVEVEIGRFRDQQYEMLKRWRQQQPAGLGAVYAALERMGLDGCAEDLRSRLQRGP, from the exons ATGCCCGCTGGGACTCCCCTGCAGGGGCGGGGCCCCTGTACCCACACCCAGGCAGTATTGGGGAGGCTGGATCTCCCAGCTGCGTCGCTGTCGCTGTGGCCCAACCTCTCATGGCTGAGGGAGGGCTCTGAGGCCCGAAGGAGGGAAGTCACTTCACCTGGAAGTTGTAGTCTCAGGGCCGGGGCCAGAACCcaggcggggggggcgggggacctGGATGCTGCCCTGTCCTGTGTACGCCTTGCTGCCCCCAGGCCACCTCAG GTCCTGCTCCTTGCGCTGCTGGGCGCCCAGGGCCAGGGCGGCACACCCAGTCCAAAGTGTGACTGTGCCTCCAACTTCCAGAAGAGGAGCGGTCTGTTCTGTTGCAAGGGCTGTCCAGCCG GGCACTACCTGAAGGCCCCCTGCCCAAAGCCTTGCGGTGCCTCTACCTGCCTCCCGTGCCCCCGCGGCACCTTCCTGGCCCGGGAGAACCACCATGAGACCCGCTGTACCCGCTGCCAGGCCTGTGATGAAGAGG TTTCCCAGGTGGCCCTGACGAACTGCTCAGCAGTGGCAGATGCCCACTGTGGCTGTGACCCGGGCTGGTTCCCCGAGTGCTTGGTCAAGTCCTGCAGGGACGGCTCCCCCTTCCGCTGCCACCCGTGCTCAGACTGCAGGGCCCTGCACCGCCACACACGGGTGCCCT GTTCCGTCAGAGACACCGACTGTGGGACCTGCCTGCCTGGCTTCTATGAATATGGCAACAGCTGTGTGTCCTGCCCCAC GAGCACCCTCGGGAGCTGTCCTGAGCCCTGTGTGACTGTCTGTGGCTGGAGGCAGA TGTTCTGGGTGCAGGTGCTCCTGGCTGGCCTGGTGGTCCCACTCCTGCTCGGTGCCACCCTGACCTACACATACCACCGCTGCCAGCCTTGCAAGCCCACGGTTCCTA ATGAAGCTGGGTTGGAGGCCCTGACTCCCCTGCAG GCCACCCACCTCTCACCCAGGGACAGCACCCTTCTAGCTCCAGCCAGCAGTATCGAGAAGGTCCGCGCCACGCATTTGGTAGGCAATGGCTGGGCCCTTGGCTCCCCTCAGAACCAGGAGGCGCCCTGCGCGGAGGTGACGTGGTCCTGGGACCAGCTGCGCAGCAGAGCCCTCG ACCCGCCGCCGCCCATGCCCACGCCTTCGCCAGCGCCCCCTGCGGGCTCCGCGGCAGCCACGCTCCAGCCGGGCCCGCAGCTCTACGACGTGATGGACGCGGTGCCCGCGCGGCGCTGGAAGGAGTTCGTGCGCACACTGGGGCTGCGCGAAGCGGAGATCGAGGCCGTGGAGGTGGAAATCGGCCGCTTCCGCGACCAGCAGTACGAGATGCTCAAGCGCTGGCGTCAGCAACAGCCCGCCGGCTTGGGCGCCGTCTACGCGGCGCTGGAGCGCATGGGACTGGACGGCTGCGCCGAGGACCTGCGCAGCCGCCTGCAGCGCGGCCCGTGa
- the TNFRSF25 gene encoding tumor necrosis factor receptor superfamily member 25 isoform X1 yields MPAGTPLQGRGPCTHTQAVLGRLDLPAASLSLWPNLSWLREGSEARRREVTSPGSCSLRAGARTQAGGAGDLDAALSCVRLAAPRPPQVLLLALLGAQGQGGTPSPKCDCASNFQKRSGLFCCKGCPAGHYLKAPCPKPCGASTCLPCPRGTFLARENHHETRCTRCQACDEEVSQVALTNCSAVADAHCGCDPGWFPECLVKSCRDGSPFRCHPCSDCRALHRHTRVPCSVRDTDCGTCLPGFYEYGNSCVSCPTSTLGSCPEPCVTVCGWRQMFWVQVLLAGLVVPLLLGATLTYTYHRCQPCKPTVPTDEAGLEALTPLQATHLSPRDSTLLAPASSIEKVRATHLVGNGWALGSPQNQEAPCAEVTWSWDQLRSRALDPPPPMPTPSPAPPAGSAAATLQPGPQLYDVMDAVPARRWKEFVRTLGLREAEIEAVEVEIGRFRDQQYEMLKRWRQQQPAGLGAVYAALERMGLDGCAEDLRSRLQRGP; encoded by the exons ATGCCCGCTGGGACTCCCCTGCAGGGGCGGGGCCCCTGTACCCACACCCAGGCAGTATTGGGGAGGCTGGATCTCCCAGCTGCGTCGCTGTCGCTGTGGCCCAACCTCTCATGGCTGAGGGAGGGCTCTGAGGCCCGAAGGAGGGAAGTCACTTCACCTGGAAGTTGTAGTCTCAGGGCCGGGGCCAGAACCcaggcggggggggcgggggacctGGATGCTGCCCTGTCCTGTGTACGCCTTGCTGCCCCCAGGCCACCTCAG GTCCTGCTCCTTGCGCTGCTGGGCGCCCAGGGCCAGGGCGGCACACCCAGTCCAAAGTGTGACTGTGCCTCCAACTTCCAGAAGAGGAGCGGTCTGTTCTGTTGCAAGGGCTGTCCAGCCG GGCACTACCTGAAGGCCCCCTGCCCAAAGCCTTGCGGTGCCTCTACCTGCCTCCCGTGCCCCCGCGGCACCTTCCTGGCCCGGGAGAACCACCATGAGACCCGCTGTACCCGCTGCCAGGCCTGTGATGAAGAGG TTTCCCAGGTGGCCCTGACGAACTGCTCAGCAGTGGCAGATGCCCACTGTGGCTGTGACCCGGGCTGGTTCCCCGAGTGCTTGGTCAAGTCCTGCAGGGACGGCTCCCCCTTCCGCTGCCACCCGTGCTCAGACTGCAGGGCCCTGCACCGCCACACACGGGTGCCCT GTTCCGTCAGAGACACCGACTGTGGGACCTGCCTGCCTGGCTTCTATGAATATGGCAACAGCTGTGTGTCCTGCCCCAC GAGCACCCTCGGGAGCTGTCCTGAGCCCTGTGTGACTGTCTGTGGCTGGAGGCAGA TGTTCTGGGTGCAGGTGCTCCTGGCTGGCCTGGTGGTCCCACTCCTGCTCGGTGCCACCCTGACCTACACATACCACCGCTGCCAGCCTTGCAAGCCCACGGTTCCTA CAGATGAAGCTGGGTTGGAGGCCCTGACTCCCCTGCAG GCCACCCACCTCTCACCCAGGGACAGCACCCTTCTAGCTCCAGCCAGCAGTATCGAGAAGGTCCGCGCCACGCATTTGGTAGGCAATGGCTGGGCCCTTGGCTCCCCTCAGAACCAGGAGGCGCCCTGCGCGGAGGTGACGTGGTCCTGGGACCAGCTGCGCAGCAGAGCCCTCG ACCCGCCGCCGCCCATGCCCACGCCTTCGCCAGCGCCCCCTGCGGGCTCCGCGGCAGCCACGCTCCAGCCGGGCCCGCAGCTCTACGACGTGATGGACGCGGTGCCCGCGCGGCGCTGGAAGGAGTTCGTGCGCACACTGGGGCTGCGCGAAGCGGAGATCGAGGCCGTGGAGGTGGAAATCGGCCGCTTCCGCGACCAGCAGTACGAGATGCTCAAGCGCTGGCGTCAGCAACAGCCCGCCGGCTTGGGCGCCGTCTACGCGGCGCTGGAGCGCATGGGACTGGACGGCTGCGCCGAGGACCTGCGCAGCCGCCTGCAGCGCGGCCCGTGa
- the TNFRSF25 gene encoding tumor necrosis factor receptor superfamily member 25 isoform X3, which produces MELRLGGCTAAVAAVLLLALLGAQGQGGTPSPKCDCASNFQKRSGLFCCKGCPAGHYLKAPCPKPCGASTCLPCPRGTFLARENHHETRCTRCQACDEEVSQVALTNCSAVADAHCGCDPGWFPECLVKSCRDGSPFRCHPCSDCRALHRHTRVPCSVRDTDCGTCLPGFYEYGNSCVSCPTSTLGSCPEPCVTVCGWRQMFWVQVLLAGLVVPLLLGATLTYTYHRCQPCKPTVPTDEAGLEALTPLQATHLSPRDSTLLAPASSIEKVRATHLVGNGWALGSPQNQEAPCAEVTWSWDQLRSRALDPPPPMPTPSPAPPAGSAAATLQPGPQLYDVMDAVPARRWKEFVRTLGLREAEIEAVEVEIGRFRDQQYEMLKRWRQQQPAGLGAVYAALERMGLDGCAEDLRSRLQRGP; this is translated from the exons ATGGAGTTGCGGCTGGGGGGCTGCACGGCAGCGGTGGCTGCG GTCCTGCTCCTTGCGCTGCTGGGCGCCCAGGGCCAGGGCGGCACACCCAGTCCAAAGTGTGACTGTGCCTCCAACTTCCAGAAGAGGAGCGGTCTGTTCTGTTGCAAGGGCTGTCCAGCCG GGCACTACCTGAAGGCCCCCTGCCCAAAGCCTTGCGGTGCCTCTACCTGCCTCCCGTGCCCCCGCGGCACCTTCCTGGCCCGGGAGAACCACCATGAGACCCGCTGTACCCGCTGCCAGGCCTGTGATGAAGAGG TTTCCCAGGTGGCCCTGACGAACTGCTCAGCAGTGGCAGATGCCCACTGTGGCTGTGACCCGGGCTGGTTCCCCGAGTGCTTGGTCAAGTCCTGCAGGGACGGCTCCCCCTTCCGCTGCCACCCGTGCTCAGACTGCAGGGCCCTGCACCGCCACACACGGGTGCCCT GTTCCGTCAGAGACACCGACTGTGGGACCTGCCTGCCTGGCTTCTATGAATATGGCAACAGCTGTGTGTCCTGCCCCAC GAGCACCCTCGGGAGCTGTCCTGAGCCCTGTGTGACTGTCTGTGGCTGGAGGCAGA TGTTCTGGGTGCAGGTGCTCCTGGCTGGCCTGGTGGTCCCACTCCTGCTCGGTGCCACCCTGACCTACACATACCACCGCTGCCAGCCTTGCAAGCCCACGGTTCCTA CAGATGAAGCTGGGTTGGAGGCCCTGACTCCCCTGCAG GCCACCCACCTCTCACCCAGGGACAGCACCCTTCTAGCTCCAGCCAGCAGTATCGAGAAGGTCCGCGCCACGCATTTGGTAGGCAATGGCTGGGCCCTTGGCTCCCCTCAGAACCAGGAGGCGCCCTGCGCGGAGGTGACGTGGTCCTGGGACCAGCTGCGCAGCAGAGCCCTCG ACCCGCCGCCGCCCATGCCCACGCCTTCGCCAGCGCCCCCTGCGGGCTCCGCGGCAGCCACGCTCCAGCCGGGCCCGCAGCTCTACGACGTGATGGACGCGGTGCCCGCGCGGCGCTGGAAGGAGTTCGTGCGCACACTGGGGCTGCGCGAAGCGGAGATCGAGGCCGTGGAGGTGGAAATCGGCCGCTTCCGCGACCAGCAGTACGAGATGCTCAAGCGCTGGCGTCAGCAACAGCCCGCCGGCTTGGGCGCCGTCTACGCGGCGCTGGAGCGCATGGGACTGGACGGCTGCGCCGAGGACCTGCGCAGCCGCCTGCAGCGCGGCCCGTGa